GCCAGCGGGAGGACTTTGATCGCTACCCGTCGGCGCATGATTCGGTGTTCGCAGAGATAGACGCTGGCCATCCCCCCCGCACCGAGTCGATCCATGAGTTTGTACTTGCCAGCGATCACGAATCGTCGCGGCTTGTTTTGCAGAAGGGGTTCTGCCTGGAACCGCGTCATGAGTCCTTGCTGGATCATGAGTTCGGCCAGCGCTTCAGGATCATCCGGCAGGGAATTCTGCGACCGCAACCCCTGGAGGTACGCCTCCAAACGTCGCCCGTCCATCACCCCGCATTTGCGGACCATATCCACGAATTCGTCGAGACTACACACCGATGGCATCCGCCGGCCCACCTAAAAGAAGTAGTACCCCCACAATGCCCTGATTGATTGGAGAGACAGGCGATTCAGGGGTGCGAGGATCTGTGCGCAGCAAAATTTAGTGCCAGAATTCACGATAATCCCGTCCGAAACAGAAGTCAAGCATTCACTTTCCGTCCTTGGGAGTTCTCGCCAGATTTCCTCAAGAAAACTCGGAATCTACTGGCAGGGGTCAAAATTTATGCTACAACGTGTACAGGTGATTTGTTGTCGATCGCATCTGGAATACCTATCGCCATTCGGCGTTCACACACCGTTTCGATTGTGAGAGTTCCAGCCGACAACTCCCAACCCGATCCATACCGTGGTGCCCTTCGTGCCCCCTCTCGATGGACCAACCATTCGGATCGATTGGCGACTCGCTGACGGGATTGATCTGTTTGCTCTCGTGGTGACGCTCATGATGACCGATACCCCGTTTCCCGATCCGAATCCCAATGATCCGGATCGCTCCAATCCGTCTCCGCCACCGCCTCCCACCGGGGCCACACCCGATTCCACCCCTCAGCCCCATCGTGGGTTGCCGGACGAATCGATGTCGCCAACGGTGCGACTACCTGGGGTGCCGATGATCGTTTCGGAAGACGCCGACGCTGCCGGAGCGACCAACGCCGCTCCCGAGGCGAATGTGCCGCCGGTCATCCCCGAACCCCCCTTAACCGAACCCACCCGCCCACCGTTGATTGCATCATCGACTGGGGATTCGAGTCCGAATCCGCCAAGCCCCGTGCCGCCTGTGCGACACACAGCGATGCACACCGATGCCATGCAAATGACCGAGCTGCAGCGGTTGCGGCCCCCACGCCCCAATTCGCCACCAAACCCACCCGAGAATCAATCCGCCAACCCGTCCGGCAGCACGACGGCTTCGACTGAACCGGGCGCGGTTGCCGAAAATCTGAATAGCACACCGAAACGCGGTTCGATGGTCATCTCAACCGCGCAATCGCCCATGAACTACCTCAGTCCCGCACCCGAAACCGGACCCGGCGTCACTGCCAGTGGATTCGGTGGACCACTCGCGGGCCAATCCTCCGCTCCCCCCACGCCATCGTCCGCGCTCCCGATTCAGGCACGACCCAAGTTGATGGTGCTGCGTGGCGAGAAGTTAAACGTGCAATATCCCTTGTACGAGGGACCGAATTATCTGGGGCGAACCGATGAGAAACCCGTCGATATCGACCTCGAAGACCAAGAGGCTTCGGATCGAATCTGGACCTCACGGCAGCATGCGTGCATCACCTATCAGAATGGTGTGTTGACGATTGAAGATCTGAATAGTCTCAATGGCACGTTCGTGAATCGAATGCGCGTGCATCCGGGGCAACAGCGGATTCTGCAAGTCAATGATATCATTCAAGTTGGAACCGTTCAGATGAAAGTCATTCTCGCCTGAACCGTGCCAAGTGATCCTTGAAATCCGATTCCGATTCCCGGCAGGACCATTCGCCGGGAATCGGGATTCTCAATCTGTTGTTCAATGAACGCAAGTCGTTACGCCAGAAGCGAATGCACCACTTCGCCATGCACATCGGTCAGTCGGAAGTCGCGGCCCTGGAATCGGTAGGTCAATTTCGTGTGATCAAGCCCCAATAGGTGCAGGATAGTGGCTTGCAGATCGTGGACATGAACCCGATCCGCGATCGGAGAGAAGCCGAACTCATCCGTTTGCCCCAACCGGACACCTGGCTTGATCCCGCCGCCGGCCATCCACATGGTGTAGGCATCGATATGATGATTTCGCCCCACGGTATCGCGGATTTCGCCCATCGGGGTGCGGCCGAATTCGCCGCCCCAAACCACCAGGGTACTATCCAGTAACCCCGTTCGCTTCAAATCTCGAATCAGAGCGGCGCACGCGCGATCGGTTTCCAAGCAAACTTTGTCTAACCCGCGGTCGAGATTTTCACCGCCATTTCCGTGATGATCCCAGTCTGTGTGATACAGTTGGACGAATCGGACCCCACGCTGGACAAGTCGTCGGGCGAGTAGACAATTGTTCGCAAACGAAGCTTTTCCAGGTTCGGCACCGTAATCGTCCAGAATCATTCGCGGCTCTTGCTTCAAATCGATGAGATCCGGTGCCGATTTTTGCATTCGGAACGCCATTTCATAGGCGGCAATTCGAGTCTGAATTTCCGCATCTCCCGTTGCCTGAAGACGTTGCGAATTCAGGTCGCGGAGCACATCCAGGGTTTGACGTTGTCGGTCGGCCGTCATCCCCGCAGGCGATGACAAATTAATGATCGGATCACCACCCGAACGGAACGGCACTCCCTGATACGTCGTGGGCAAAAAGCCGCTGGTCCAATTCTGGAATCCACCCCGCGGGCCACGCGGTCCCGATTGCAGAACCACAAACCCGGGAAGACTTTGCGACTCGCTGCCGATGCCGTAAGTCACCCAAGACCCCATGCTCGGACGCCCAAATTGGGGCGAACCCGTATTCAAGAATACTTTGGCCGGCCCGTGATTGAAGACGTTCGTTGCCATGGAATGGACGAACGTGAGATCATCCACAACCTTGGCAGTATGCGGCAGACATTCGGATACCCAGGTGCCCGTTTGGCCATATTGCGCAAACTTGCGTTTCGTCCCCAGTAACTTCGGTTTTTCCTTGGCGAAGGTATCCATGAAGGCGAAGCGCTTCCCCTTGGTGAACGAATCGGGAATCGCTTGACCGTGCCACTTTTGCAGTTCGGGTTTCGGGTCGAATAGTTCGAACTGACTGGGGCCACCCGCCATGAACAGAAAAATAACCGATTTCGCCTTGGCAGGAAAATGACCCGGTTTCGGCGCAACCGGTGATGGCAATGGGGGTTGCGACGGAGCCGCATGCAGCGATTCCTGTTGCAGCAAACTCGCCAATGCCATCGTACCCAATCCCAATCCGCATTCGCGGAAGAAATGGCGGCGAACAATGGCGTCGGCAGATTGAAGCGGTTCCATGGGTGCCTGCTCCGATTATTCGCGGGTGATGGTTTCGTCGAGGTTGAGTAGCACACGAGCCACCTGACACCAGGCCGCTCGTTCCGATTCCGGCAATGGCGATTGGATGACCACCGGATTCCCACCGGCCAACAATGCCGCAACTTCCTGCGGGCGATTCAACAAATCTTGTTTCTGCGCCGACAGAAACCGTTGTAGGGTATCGAGTTCCGATTCAGTCGGCGTGCGGGCAACACACAAGCGGAACCCCAACACCAGTCGATCGCGGTCGCTTGCTGCTGTGTCGCGCAGAAGACGATTCGCCAGTCCATGGGCAGTTTCGACGAACGCTTGATCGTTTAAGAGCGTCAGGGCTTGCAGTGGGGTATTCGAGCGGATGCGGCGAGTGCAGGTCGCGCTGGCATCGGGAGCATCGAAGGTGGTTAACGCCGGATGCGGTGCCGATCGCCAGAAATAGGTATACATCCCCCGGCGGTACCGATCCGGTCCTTGCGATGCTTTCCAGTTTTTGTTGACCTGCGTAAACCGATACACCCCATCCGGTTGCGGCGGAAACACACTCGGGCCACCCACCTTGGGCGAAAGCAATCCCGACGCTGCCAGGGTGACATCGCGAACGATTTCCGCTTCAAGACGATGCCGACTTTGTCGTGCCAGCAACCGATTTCGCGGATCAATCGAGACGAGATCGGTTCGATGGTTGGAGCGTTGGCGATAGGTCGCACTCGTCACGAGGAGACGATGGAACCGCTTGAGGCTCCAACGCTCCTCGATCAGCGTTTGAGCAAGCCAATCGAGAAGCTCGGGATGCGAAGGCGGAGTGCCTTGCGTGCCAAAATCGTTCTCCGTCTCGACAATGCCGAGGCCGAACAGATGGCCCCAAATGCGATTCGCTAACACTCGACCTGTCAACGGGTTGCGTCCATCGACTAACCAGCGAGCCAGTTCCAATCGGGACTGGGTGGGACTGGCAGAAAGTTCGGGAAGCACCGCGGGCGTGCCCGGTTGCACCGCGACACCCTTGCGGAGAAAATCGCCGCCCAGGTGAATGTAATTCTCGCGTGGAGTTTTCCGTTCTCGAACAATGAGTGTGGTAATTGCCACGGGATCGTTCTGCTTCAGGCTCGCCAATTCCCGACTCAATTTGATCCGCGTTTTGAGGACGCTGGTTTGAGCAGTGGCACTCAGCGTGTTGCGGCTGCTCAGAATCCCCATGCCTTGTCGGAATTCATCAATAGAACGGAAGGTATTCTCCAGAAAGGCTTTCTGTTCCTGAGATCGGCCGTTTTCCGCGACTTCGAACACCGCACGCACCGCCGGATGGAGTTGCTCGCGGCTGGAATCGGTCTGACTGCGTTCCCATTTTTCGACCAATGCGGGACTCGTTCGATCCAAGGTTTGGAGCTTCGGCAGAATGACTTTCATCCGAGCGGCAATCTCGCGTTTGCGTTTTTGTTCCGCCGGCGTGAGCAAATCCAGTGTGGGTTCATCGCATTGATTGAAATAGGCGTACAGGCGATAGTATTCGCGTTGCGATAATGGGTCGAATTTGTGATCGTGGCATTGGGCGCACCCAACGGTCAAACCCAGCCAGACACTTCCGGTCGTGTTGACGCGGTCGATGACGGACTCTACGCGGAATTGCTCCGGGTCGATTCCGCCTTCCTGATTGATCTGCGTATTGCGGTGAAAGCCTGTCGCAACCAGTTGCTGCTGAGTGGGTTGCGGCAATAGATCGCCTGCCAATTGTTCGATGGTGAAGGCATCAAATGGCTTGTCTTGATTGAAGGAATCGATCACCCAATCGCGATATTTCCAAATCGAGCGGGGACCGTCAATCGTATAGCCGTGCGAGTCTGCGTAGCGAGCCTGGTCCAACCAGAATCGGGCGAGTCGCTCGCCGTAGTGTGGACTGGCCAAAAATTGGTCAACCAGTCGTTCATAGGCATCGGGCCGCGAATCTTGTTCGAACGCTTGAATTTCTTCGATCGTGGGGGGCAATCCTCGAAGATCCAACGAAAGTCGGCGAATGAGTGTGATTCGGTCGGCCTCAGGAGAGGGGGCAATCCCGTTCGCTTCCAATTTCGCTAAGATAAAGGCATCAATGGGGTTGCGCACCCAATCGAATCGTTTCACCGCTGGCGGTTGTTGCTGTTTCACGGGCTGGAATGCCCAATGGGTCGTTCGCACAGGTGTCTTCGGGGCAACCGATTTGGGCTGCAGGTTGCCTTTGGCACCGCCATCAATCCAGGTCTGAACCAGCGCGACTTGGTCGGCTGTAAACCGCTCACCTTTCGGGGGCATAATCGCCCGATCTTCTGCACCTGTCAGGGCTTGGAGCAAGGGCGATTCGGCACTTTTGCCCGCGATCACTGCCGGACCAGAGTTTCCGCCTTCGAGAATGGCCGCCAGTGAATCGAGTCGCAACCCACCGCGTTGTTGCTCGGGGCCATGGCAATTGACGCAAGATCGATTGAGCAATGGGACAAGATCGCGTTCGAAGTCCGGCGGGGCAGCGGCGGCCAGCATCGGTACAATCGCCCAGATGCAACCAATTCCAAGCCAGCGGGCAGCGCGCATGGTTGATTCTCAACTATCGGGCAACGGTGGGAGAGTAACTGATGCCATTCAGCTTATCCGATGGCGAAATGGAACTCCAACATCCGGCCGGATTTTTTTCTCAAGAAACGCGATGGCCACCGAAATCGAATCATTCGCAAATTCGAGTATCTGCGAATGGTTCCGCTTCAGTGGCCATGTGGTTCGATGATTGCGAATCACCCGAAATGCTGATTCACCAAGCGTTTCGGTTATTTGGTCATTGGTCCAGGAATCGCTTTGGGCTGCACCGGAATCACGGGCACGGGCGCGCCGACGGGATTCGGGGCACCATTCGGCAGGGCCGGATTTGCGGGCGGAACATTGATTTGCGGCTGTGGAATTCCCGCACCAGGGCGGATGGCTTTCGCACGGAAACTCGATAAATCGTGCCGACGAATGAGCAATCCTTGGCCATTCGGATTCGCGCCCAGCGTGTACACCCCGAACTTTCCGGTGGTGACCTCCGCAATATAGAGTGCGGATTGACCGAGCGCGATATTGCCGGTCGTCATCAAGAAATGAACCTGGTCGCGTGGCGCAAGTCCAAATTCTGCCATGAGATCCGCTTCGGCCCAGCCGACGACTTTGCCGGTATTTTTGTCGACAATCGAGGCCAGGAGTTTGGCCGAACGATAATCGAGCATCCAGATGGCATCCATGGGTTCCACCGGGTTGATGGATGCAGCACCAGTTACGAGAACGTAATCCCCGTAGCGGTCGTTATTTGCGGCAATTAGCTTGGGGGTCGAATACGAGTGCCAGGCGGCCAATCCCAGACCCATGCCCAGCCCGAACACGACGCCCAGCCAGGGACTTAGAGATTTCATTGGGTTCTCTCCGTAGCTTGCGACGCCGGCCAATCGAGGGCCGGTCGGAATGCCGCGGACTATAACGATCCAAGCGATTCAAACAAGCCCGAGTGAGAAACCCCCGAGGTATTATGGATCCGCAGACGCAAGCCTATGTGATTGCAGGAGTTTGGACGTTTGCGGCCCTGACGATGGCCTGGACGTGGATTCCCGCATTATGTGCGGCGTTGGGGATGACGCGGCATCGACTGATCGCCCCACGCGGGACCACTAGCCCCGAATCGCTCCAACCGAAGCCGAATGATTTGGGGTATGCCGCGTGGTTCGCTCAATTGCAAGCACTGGATTTTGAACCGATCGGTTCCGGTGAAGTGCGTATCGACTTTTTGGGGCCACGGTGGCAAATTCGTTCTGGTCTGCGATTCTTCCGACACCGCTCGCAACCCATTCTGGCGATGGTGCAACAGCTGCCTGCGCCATTTTCGGTCTGGCGGGTGGTGCACCTGGCGACGGTCTTGGTGGATGGCACGCTGGTGCTTACCGGAAATTCAAACGAGGATCGCTTTCAGGAGAGTGAGTATTTTT
This DNA window, taken from Tuwongella immobilis, encodes the following:
- a CDS encoding PSD1 and planctomycete cytochrome C domain-containing protein, with the translated sequence MRAARWLGIGCIWAIVPMLAAAAPPDFERDLVPLLNRSCVNCHGPEQQRGGLRLDSLAAILEGGNSGPAVIAGKSAESPLLQALTGAEDRAIMPPKGERFTADQVALVQTWIDGGAKGNLQPKSVAPKTPVRTTHWAFQPVKQQQPPAVKRFDWVRNPIDAFILAKLEANGIAPSPEADRITLIRRLSLDLRGLPPTIEEIQAFEQDSRPDAYERLVDQFLASPHYGERLARFWLDQARYADSHGYTIDGPRSIWKYRDWVIDSFNQDKPFDAFTIEQLAGDLLPQPTQQQLVATGFHRNTQINQEGGIDPEQFRVESVIDRVNTTGSVWLGLTVGCAQCHDHKFDPLSQREYYRLYAYFNQCDEPTLDLLTPAEQKRKREIAARMKVILPKLQTLDRTSPALVEKWERSQTDSSREQLHPAVRAVFEVAENGRSQEQKAFLENTFRSIDEFRQGMGILSSRNTLSATAQTSVLKTRIKLSRELASLKQNDPVAITTLIVRERKTPRENYIHLGGDFLRKGVAVQPGTPAVLPELSASPTQSRLELARWLVDGRNPLTGRVLANRIWGHLFGLGIVETENDFGTQGTPPSHPELLDWLAQTLIEERWSLKRFHRLLVTSATYRQRSNHRTDLVSIDPRNRLLARQSRHRLEAEIVRDVTLAASGLLSPKVGGPSVFPPQPDGVYRFTQVNKNWKASQGPDRYRRGMYTYFWRSAPHPALTTFDAPDASATCTRRIRSNTPLQALTLLNDQAFVETAHGLANRLLRDTAASDRDRLVLGFRLCVARTPTESELDTLQRFLSAQKQDLLNRPQEVAALLAGGNPVVIQSPLPESERAAWCQVARVLLNLDETITRE
- a CDS encoding FHA domain-containing protein — translated: MMTDTPFPDPNPNDPDRSNPSPPPPPTGATPDSTPQPHRGLPDESMSPTVRLPGVPMIVSEDADAAGATNAAPEANVPPVIPEPPLTEPTRPPLIASSTGDSSPNPPSPVPPVRHTAMHTDAMQMTELQRLRPPRPNSPPNPPENQSANPSGSTTASTEPGAVAENLNSTPKRGSMVISTAQSPMNYLSPAPETGPGVTASGFGGPLAGQSSAPPTPSSALPIQARPKLMVLRGEKLNVQYPLYEGPNYLGRTDEKPVDIDLEDQEASDRIWTSRQHACITYQNGVLTIEDLNSLNGTFVNRMRVHPGQQRILQVNDIIQVGTVQMKVILA
- a CDS encoding DUF1501 domain-containing protein; amino-acid sequence: MEPLQSADAIVRRHFFRECGLGLGTMALASLLQQESLHAAPSQPPLPSPVAPKPGHFPAKAKSVIFLFMAGGPSQFELFDPKPELQKWHGQAIPDSFTKGKRFAFMDTFAKEKPKLLGTKRKFAQYGQTGTWVSECLPHTAKVVDDLTFVHSMATNVFNHGPAKVFLNTGSPQFGRPSMGSWVTYGIGSESQSLPGFVVLQSGPRGPRGGFQNWTSGFLPTTYQGVPFRSGGDPIINLSSPAGMTADRQRQTLDVLRDLNSQRLQATGDAEIQTRIAAYEMAFRMQKSAPDLIDLKQEPRMILDDYGAEPGKASFANNCLLARRLVQRGVRFVQLYHTDWDHHGNGGENLDRGLDKVCLETDRACAALIRDLKRTGLLDSTLVVWGGEFGRTPMGEIRDTVGRNHHIDAYTMWMAGGGIKPGVRLGQTDEFGFSPIADRVHVHDLQATILHLLGLDHTKLTYRFQGRDFRLTDVHGEVVHSLLA